The Pseudomonas sp. FP2309 genomic sequence TGCTGGTCACCGAGGCCTGCGCACTGCTGGTAGAGCGGGCGCGACCACGCAATCCCTTTGTGTATATCTTCTGTTCCGGTTTTTTTGCCGCCGCGTTGTCGGCTTTGCTCTGCCTGTTGCTGGGGTTGGGCTTGCTGTGGTTCGACGGGCGTTTTGCCATGCCGCAATGGCTGGAAGACTTCGTCGGCTACCTCTGGCTGATCATCTTCCCCGAGGCGTTTATCAACGGCACGGTGATCAGCGCTCTGGTGGTGTTCTGCCCGGAATGGCTGGAGACATTTAACCGTACACGCTACCTCTCGGCGCCCTGGAAGGACGACGATTCGCAGCCTTGATCCAGATCAAATCCAGTGTGTCGTGGCGAGCCCATGCTGCGCAAAACTAATATGAGTAATGCGAGGAGCGCGGATCATGAGTGTGTATGAATGGGCACGGCAGGAGCTACGCAGAAGCCAGGATGCGGCACAGGAAATTGGTTTTGACCCTGGCTTGACCCTGCGCGCGATGCTCAGCGCCGTCGTGCAGCAGAGCAAGGGCGTGCGCAGCTTTGAAGACCTGGCCGACGAGCTGCAATACCTTGCAGAGAACCTCGACGACCAGCAGGAATATGCCTTTATGCGGCCTTAGTGGCGCGGCGGCAGGTCTTCGGAAAACAGCTCGTCTTCAGCATCCGGAGCCACGGGAATTTTATGTTCTTCAGCGGCCCAGGCACCCAGGTCGATGAGTTTGCAACGGTCCGAGCAGAACGGCCGGTTGAGGTTGTCGGGTTTCCATTCCACGGGTGCACCGCAGGTTGGGCAGTCGACGGTCAAGGGTTGGCTCATGATCGGCCTCCACGCAAAGTAAGATAAAAGTGGTGCAGTCGCTCGACCTCGCTGTGCAGCCAGCCGAGGTCTTTGTCGTTGACCAGCACGTCATCGGCATGGTTCAGGCGGTCTTCACGGCTGCATTGGGCGTTGAGAATCGCTTGGACCTGCTGTTCGCTGATGCCGTCGCGCTGCAGGGTACGCTGTATCTGCAGCGATTGCGGCACATCGATCACCAGAATGCGCTGGGTCATGCTGTACTGGCCGGACTCGATCAGTAACGGCGACACCAGGATCGCGTATGGCGAGCGTGCACGCGCCAGATGGCTGCGAATCTCTTCGCCGATCAGTGGGTGCAACAGACCTTCCAGCCATAGGCGCTTTTCGGGGACTTCAAAGATCAGCTTGCGCAACGCGGCGCGGTCCAACTGGCCGTCAGGCTGCAGCACGCCTGCACCGAAGTGCTCGGCGATGCGCGCAAGTGCCGGTCGGCCCGGTTCGACCACCCAGCGCGCGGCGTGGTCGGCGTCGACGAGGTCGATGCCCAGGTCGATGAAGTGTTGAGCCGCGGCGCTTTTACCGCTGCCGATGCCGCCGGTGAGGCCAAGAACCCAAGGTGTTGCAACAGAAGTGGTCATCTGAAACCGACAGACTGCAAATAGAAGTCGGTTATTTGACCACCCCAGAGCAATGCAATCCAGCCGGCAATTGCCAGATACGGCCCAAAGGGCATGGGCGTCGACGCTTGGGCGTTGCGCAGGCGCATCAGGATCAGGCCGATGATCACCCCGACCAGCGAGGCCATCAACAGTGTCATGGGGACTATCTGCCAGCCACCCCAGGCCCCGAGCAGGGCCAGTAGCTTAAAGTCGCCGTGGCCCATGCCGTCCTTGCCGGTGATCAGCTTGAAGAGCCAGAAAACGCTCCACAGGCTCATGTATCCAAGCACCGCTCCCCACAGCGCATCGGGCAGTGTCGTCAGTAACCCAAAAGCATTGACGATCAGCCCCAGCCATAGCAGCGGTAGCACCAGCACATCCGGCAGCAACTGATGGTCGATATCGATCAAGCTCATTGCCAGCAATCCCCAGCTCACCACCAGCACCGCTGCGGCCTGCCAGCCGAAGCCGAAGTGCCAGGCCACCAGTGCCGAGATCAGGCCGCACCCCAGTTCGGTCAATGGGTAGCGCGCACCAATTGACCCCTGGCAGTGGGCGCAGCGGCCCCTGAGCAGCAGGTAACTGAACACGGGGATATTTTCCCAGGGGCGTATTGCATGCCCACAGTGGGGGCAGCAGGAGTTCGGGTGCATCAGGTTGTAGGTCGGTCCCAGGGGCTCGGCGGGCAAACCGAGCACTTCATGGGCCTGGGCGCGCCATTCGCGTTCGAGTATTTTTGGCAAACGCCAGACCAGCACATTGAGAAAGCTGCCGACGATCAGCCCCAGCACTGACGCGATCGCGACAAAGGCCCACGGGTACTCGCTTAACAGCAGGCTCAAAATGCGCTCCCCAGCTGGAACACCGGCAGGTACATGGCGATCACCAGTGCTCCGACAATGCCCCCCAGTATCACCATGATCAACGGCTCCATCAGGCTGGTGAGGTTGTCGACCAGGTTGTCCACATCGGTTTCATAGTGGTGGGCGACTTTTTCCAGCATGCGTTCCAGCGTGCCCGACTCTTCGCCGATCGCGGTCATCTGGATCGCCATGCCAGGGAACAGGCCGTTGGCGAGCATGGATTGATTCAACTGCATGCCGGTAGATACATCGCGACGCATACGCTCGATTGCCTGTTTGAACGGACCGTTTCCCGCCGCACCCGCCACGCAATCCAACGCCTGCACCAATGGGACACCGGCGGCAAAGGTCGTGGAAAGGGTGCGGGCGAAGCGGGCTACGGCGGATTTTGTCAGCAGTTTGCCTGCCAGCGGCGCTTTCAACAAACCGGCATCCAGCCAATAGCGAAAACCCGGCGAGGTTTGATACGCATGGCGCAGCCCCACCGTGCCTGTCCCCAGGCCCAGCGCCAATATCCACCAAGCCTGCTGCATAAACGCTGACAGAGCGATGACATGCAAGGTAAACCCTGGCAGTTCGCCGTTGACCCCGGCGAACAAAGTCTGGAATTGCGGCACCACATGGATCAGCAGCACGGCAGTCACAACGCTGGCGATCACCAGTACAGCAATGGGGTAGGTCATGGCCTTCTTGATCCGAGCCTTGAGCAGCTCGCTCTTCTCCCGGTGGATCGCCACGCGCTCGAGGAGGGAGTCGAGTGCCCCGGCCTGCTCGCCGGCAGCGACCAGGTTGCAGTACAAGTCATCGAAATAGCGTGGGTGTTTGCGCAGCGCGACGGCCAGGCTGGTACCGGCGGCGATCTGTTGCTTCAGGCTTTGCACCAGTTCGCGCGCAGGGCGATTGTCAAAGCCTTCACTGATGATGTCGAAGGCCTGCAAAAGGGCGATCCCCGCTTTGAGCAGCGTGGCCAGTTGGCGCGTAAACAGGGTGATATCGGCTGATTTGATCGCTGGGCCCAGGCTCGGCAGCACCGGAGATTTTTGGCGCACTCGTCCAGGGCTAATGCCTTGCTGACGCAACTGCGCCTTGACCACGGTCGGGTTGTGCCCGGCGGTTTGCCCGGACACCCGGCGTCCTTTGCGGTTGATGCCTTCCCAGGCGTATGTCGTCGAAGCATTGCTCATGTCACAGTTCCGCACACAGGTCGTCGAAGATTTATAGCGTAGTCAGGTGACGGACTCGGGCGCGATGATGTGAGCCGATAAAATGTCAGAATGTGCGTCTTGCGCGCGATCGACCCCCTGCGGGTGAGTACACTGGCGCCGCTGTACACCACGGGGCGCAGGATGCGCCTTGTCATGAGTTCTATTCTGGAGAGTGAATGTGATGCGTCAGAAAGGCTTTACCTTGATCGAATTGTTGATCGTCGTGGCAATCATCGGCATTTTGGCCACCATCGGCCTGCCCATGTACACCACGCACCAGGCCAAGGCCAAGTTCACCGCCGGCCTGGCTGAAATCAGCGCCTTGAAGGCGAGCTATGAAGACACGATCAACCAGGGCAGCGTGCCGACGCTGGCGTTGATCGGTGGTACCAGCCCCACCGCCAATTGCAAGATCGATGTGACCGGGGATGTGGCCACGGGCGCGGGCGCCATCCGGTGTGAAATCCTCGACGCACCGGCGCCGGTGCTGGGCAAGACCATCAGCCTGACACGCAGCGCCACCACTGGCTGGACGTGTACCACCAGCGCTGAAGCCAAGTACGTCGGCAAAGGTTGCGGCGCCGACGGTGCGTAACGGCTGAGCCATCCACAGGGACGCAGAGGGGCCGATGGGGTTATCCGTAGCGCAGCGAGGCGGTGTTTTCCTGGTAGTCGTGGCGTGCCTGCTCACGGTCGGGATTTGCGCGCCGTTCAGTGGGCACGACCTGCAACGCGTCATGCAGATCGCCATCGCGCTGTGCGCGGTGCTTTACGCGCTGTCGGTGGCCCCTGCCGAACCCCAGGTGGATCGTGTGACGGCCTGGGGGCTGGCACTGATTGTGGGGCTGGGCCTTGTGTCTTCGGTGCTGGCCCATCAACCGTTGTGGGCACTTACCGAAGTGGCGCTGTTTGTCAGTTGTGCGGCCATCTCCCTGGCATTTGCCTTGCTCCGTCGGCGGGGAGGCGAGCCCTTGGATCGAGGCTTGATGCTGATTGTGGCGCTGCTGTGCCTGATCAAATTGATTCAATACCTGTATGCCGGTGCGCTGGCGTTCACCAGTGGCGCACGCACGCTGGACCCTGATCTGCTGCTGTCGGGGTTTTCCAACAAGCGTTTCTACGGTCAGTTCCAGACCTTCACCCTGCCGTTGCTGGCGTTGCCCCTGCTGATGCCGACCGTCTCCCGCACTGTGCGAGCGGCTACCTTCGCGCTGTTGTGCGGGTGGTGGCTGATCGCAATCGGGGGCGGCACGCGCGGTACCTGGCTCGGCATGGGCGTGGCTGGCGTCGTATTGGCGGTGCTTGGTCCTTGGGGGCGGCGCTGGCTCGGTTGGCAGTTGGCGGCCATGCTGGGCGGGTTGTTGCTGTATGGGCTGATATTTACGCTGCTGGCGGATTACCTGGGGATTGAGCTCGCCAACGCTGCCAGTGAACGCCTCACCACCTCGCTGTCGGGGCGCGGCCCGATCTGGTGGCAGGCGTGGCATATGCTCGTGGAACGCCCATGGTTGGGTTTCGGGCCGATGCATTTTGCCGATCTTGCCAACAGGATTGCCGCCCATCCCCATCAGGCGATGCTGCAGTGGGCCAGCGAATGGGGTGTGCCATCGGCCCTGTGCGTGACGTTTTTGGCGTGGCGTGCCGGCTGGGCCACGGTTGCGGTGTTGCGCGAGCGGGCGCAGTCCGGCGCGCGCGCAGACCTGTTGCGCTTATGCCTGTTTGCGGGGTTGGTCGGTGCGCTGGTCCAGGCGATGGTCGATGGTGTGATCGTGATGCCCAACTCCCAAGTGTGGCTGGCGCTGGTGGTGGGATGGCTGATGGCGCTGCATGTATGGCGCACGCCGGTGACCGCGACGCAACCGTTGGCGTGGCGCGCATGGACAGGGTTGAGTGTGTTGGCCGTTGGTCTGCTGGTGTACATCGCCCTGCGCGACGTGCCCCATATCAGTCAGGCCCAGCAGCAGTACCTGAGTGGCGAGAGTCGGCACCTGCAGCCACGCTTCTGGGCCCAGGGCGTCATTGCTCGCTGAGGCGTGCAAGTTGCCGGACGCCCAATGCGGTGCTAGCTTTAGCCCACCGCCCGTGTAGCTCAGTTGGTAGAGCAGCGCACTCGTAACGCGAAGGTCGCAGGTTCGATTCCTGTCTCGGGCACAAGGGCAACACTGCTACAAATGCAACGTTTTCAGATGATCCCAGAATGGTTCTGAAGGCCAGACGAACCGGCATAGGTGCCTGTTCTTTTGTATCTGCGCAACCTTGATGACCCAGATGCATCCCCATTCCTTGATCTAAGAGAACAGACATGACCACGACTGAAATGACCCAGCAGGCCCGGCACGAAGAAGCGCTCAAGAAGTACCTTGAGGACACGCCGCAGCTTAAAGAAGAGATCAAGGACCTGAGCGCCGATGACCAGCGCGACCAGATCCAGTGGGCATTCGAGGACGAGGCCGAGAGCCAGGGCCTTCAGCCCTGGGAGCTGACCCTCAAGTACACCTCGACACCTGAGGCGTTCGAAGCGGCACGGCTGGCCCTGCACAAAGAGGCTGCCGAAGTGCTGGGTGTCGAATGGGAAGAATACTGCGAGATGAATAACCTGGTCGTTTGATGCGAACGTACCTTTGTGGTGAGCGGGACAAGCCCGTTCACCACATAAGCCCGGAATATTCGGCTCAGATGCTCAGTCGCATCGACAAATCCACCGCCTTCACATCTTTGGTCATCGCGCCGATGGAGATGTAGTCCACCCCGGTTTCAGCGATGGGAAGCAGGGTGGTTTCATTGATCCCGCCGCTGGCTTCCAGCTTCGCCTTGCCGCCGTTCAGGCGCACCGCTTCACGCATGTCTTCCAGGCTCAACTCGTCGAGCATGATGATATCGGCGCCCGCCGCCAGTGCTTCACGCAGTTCACTCAGACTTTCCACTTCGATTTCCACCGGCTTGCCGGGTGCGATCTCGTGGGCGGCGGTGATGGCCTGGGCGATACCGCCACACGCGGCGATATGGTTTTCCTTGATCAGAAACGCGTCATACAGACCGATGCGATGGTTATGGCAGCCACCGCAAGTGACGGCGTACTTCTGCGCCAGGCGCAGGCCGGGCAGGGTTTTGCGGGTGTCCAGCAGCTTGACCTGAGTGCTGGCGACAAAGTCCGCCAGGAATTGGGCGCGCGTGGCCACCCCGGACAGCAGTTGCAGGAAATTCAGCGCAGAGCGTTCGCCACTGAGCAGCGAGCGTGCCGGGCCTTCGAGGAGGAACAGCGTTTGATTGGGGCTGACGCGCTCGCCGTCGGCCACCTGCCAGTGCACGGCGACGCGTGGGTCAAGTTGGCGGAACACCGCGTCCACCCAGGCCGTACCGGCGATAACTGCGTTGTCACGGGTAATGATGGTAGCCGTGGCCAGCCGTTCGGCGGGGATCAACTGTGCGGTGATGTCGCCGCTGCCGATGTCTTCGAGCAGTGCGCGGCGCACGTTGGCTTCGATTTCGGCGGTGAGGTCGGCAAGACGGAGGTTCGGCATAACAGGCTCCACAAACAAAGTGTCCCGATTATAGGGGCAGTGTGCGTGCGAACCCAGACTCACCACTCATTTACCGCGTGATGTCAGAGTTTGCTGGCGCAACCCCCCTCATTTGCAAGATAATCTCGCGCCTTGCAATTGGCGTCATAGCTTTGACGTGCTGGTGGTAACCGGTTGTTCGCAGCGCCCCAGCGGGCCTGTACCCGATTTTTCCCCAAATCAATACCGCCGTTTCAGGAGGCCAGGATGCACAATGACGGAAAGGTGGTGCCAATCAAAAAGGCGCACGTCACGCCATCGCCGCTCGCTCGTCTGCCGATGGTATTGCTGCAGGTTCGCGACAAGGCCGCACAACAGTTGCAGCAGGGCCTGCAAGAGCTGTTCGATAACGCCGATGACACGTTGTTCGAAATGGCCGACAAAGCTCGCAATAACGTAGATCAGCATATTTTCTTCGAGGCCATGCGAGACCTGCGCCTCAAGCGCAAGAATTTCGAGCGCGTGTTCATGGAAGGCCTGTTCGACGCCTTTGCCAGGCTGGACCAGGCCGGGCGCGCCGAGCTGCAACTGGCGCCGGTTTTGTCCTATGACGCGGTGCCAGGCACCTGCAGGGATGAACGGGAAAAAGCCGTGGCGCTCCAGGCCATGCTTGACCGGGTACGCCACCGCGACGGTTTGGCGTTGTCGCAACTCACCGCACGCTTGAGTGCCTTACTGGGCAATCGCCTGGATGACCGTGAGAACCCTCTGGGGCCGGCGCTGCTGTGCGAATGTTTCCTGCGGGCGGGTCGCAGTCTGGGCGTGGAGATCCGCGTCAAACTGATCATGCTCAAGCTGTTTGAAAAATACGTGCTCACTGACGCCGACCACCTGTACGGCGAAGCCAATCAGTTGCTGATAGCGACAGGCGTGCTGCCCGAACTCAAAGCACCACCCTCCCGTCGACCCGGCGGGCGTGCTGCCCGTGATCAGCCACGCGAAGAGGCCGCGTCTCCAGCCGAACAACCCGTCGATGAAAACGGTCAGCAAGCGTTTGGCGCCTTGCAGGCCTTGCTCAAACCGGTACGCGGCAGTGTGGTCCCCACCCTGGAAGCCAGTGCTGACCCCCAGCCCATCGCCACCCGTGACCTCTTGCGGCTGCTGTCCCATTTGCAGCAGTACGTGCCCGAGCCTGACGCCGAGGACGATTTCGACCTGTGCAGCCAGCTTGAACAGTTGCTCACCCGTGTCAGCGTCAAGAGCGGCAAGTCGCGGGTGTTGGAGGAGGCGGACGAAGACGTGATCAACCTGATCGCGCTGCTGTTTGAATTCATTCTTGATGACCGTGCTGTACCCGATGCCTTCAAGCCGTTGATTGCACGCTTGCAGATCCCGCTATTGAAAGTTGCATTGCAGGACAAGAGCTTTTTCAGTCGCGCCAGTCACCCGGCGCGGCGCCTGTTCAATGAAATTGCGGCGACGGCCCTGGGCTGGAGCCCCGTCAATGATTATCAGCACGACGGCCTGTACCAGCACATCGAGCGGGTGGTGCAGCGTTTGCTCGATGAGTTTGTCGAAGATCCACGGATTTTTTCCCAGTTGCTCGCTGAATTCTGTGGGTTTACCGCCGATGAGCGACGGCGCAGTGAGCTGCTGGAACAGCACACCCGCGATGCCGAAGCCGGGCGCGTACTGACCGAAGCAGCCCGCCAGCAAGTGGCCGAGGTGCTCAATCGTCGCCTGCTGGGCAAGGTATTACCGCGTGCGGTGGTGCAGTTCCTGCAGCAGGCCTGGAGCCAGGTGTTGCTCCTCACTTGCCTCAAGCACGGCGAGCAGTCGGTCCAATGGCAAGCGGGGCTGCGCACCATGGACGAGCTGATCTGGAGCGTCGGCCTGCCGCAAGACACCGAAGCCGGCCTGCATTTGCTGGAGCAGTTACCGGGCTTGCTCAAGTCCTTGCGCGACGGCTTGACAGGTGCCGCGTTCGACCCGTTCAGCACCCATGATTTTTTTGTGCGCTTGCAGGCCTTGCATGTCCAAACACCCGAAGGCGTTGATGGGTTGGTCGAAGTGCGCGAGCCCTTTGTGTTCAGCGCGCTACCGCCCGACTCCCTTGACGGCTTGTCGGACGATGATCCTGACCTGCTCAAGGCACGCCAACTGCGCATCGATGGGTGGGTCGTGTTCCAGCAAGACCACGCAGACACCCTGCGCTGCAAGCTGTTGGCGATCATCCCTGCGGCCAATACCTATATTTTCGTTGGCCGCACAGGCCTCAAGGTCGCGGAGAAAAATGCTGGCCAACTGGCGCAGGCGTTCAAGCGTGGCGCGTTACATGCCCTGGACGATGGGCCGCTGTTCGAGCGTGCGTTGACGGCCGTTATTGGCAGGTTGCGTCAACTCAATCGCGGCAAGTGATCGCAACCACGGGGTCGAACGCGGCATACTGGACACACTTAGTCACGCTCAAGGATTCGGTATGCAGTTGGACCCCGCCAGTGGTTGGTGCCAGGGCATTCGCCATTGCCCATCACCCAACTTCAACGAGCGCCCCGCCGGCGAAATCTCGCTGTTGGTGGTGCACAACATCAGCCTGCCACCGGCGCAGTTCGCCACGGGCAAGGTGCAGGCGTTTTTCCAGAATCGCCTGGATGTCACGGAACACCCTTACTTTGAGGGGATCGCCGACTTACGGGTGTCTGCGCATTTTCTGATTGAGCGCGATGGCGCGGTGACGCAGTTTGTCTCCTGCCGCGACCGCGCCTGGCATGCCGGAGTCTCATGGTTCGAAGGGCGGGAAACGTGCAATGACTTTTCCCTGGGTATTGAGCTGGAAGGCACTGACGACCTGCCGTTCACCGACGCCCAATATGCGTCGCTGATCGAGCTGGCCCGCCAATTGCTCGAAGCCTACCCTGACATCACCGCGCAGCGTATTTGTGGTCACAGCGATATTGCCCCGGGACGCAAGACCGATCCCGGTCCCGCTTTTGATTGGACGCGCTTTCGCAGCGCCCTGCAGGATGGAGGACACGTACGATGAGTTTTCTGGTGTTGGTGCTGGCGGTGTGGATCGAGAAATTCTCTGCCCTGCGCCAGCGATTGCAGCGTGATGGCGGTTGGCTGCGCGAATTGGCCAAACTGGAATCGAGCCCGCGCATGGGCAAGCAGCCGTGGTTGGTTCTGACCGTCCTGGTGCTGTTGCCGGTGACGCTGTTGGCGCTGTTGCTGCTGGTGTTGGAGCCGGTGGCTTATGGCCTGTTGGCGCTGCCGGTGCACCTGTTGGTGGTGATCTACAGCCTGGGGCGTGGCGACCTGCTGGCTGGGCTCGGTCCGTTTCGCGACGCTTGGCGTCGCGGTGATTTACAGGCCGCCGAACATGTGGCCGAGCGCGACCTGAAGCTCAGCGCCGACAACGGCGAGCAGCTTTTGGAACGTGTTCAGGGCCATTTGCTGTGGCAGGCCTACCAAAGTTTTTTCGCGGTGATTTTCTGGTACTTCCTGCTGGGTCCGGTCGCCGCCCTGGCTTATCGCCTGTTGGCGCTGGCCAGTGAACACAGCCAGAACCCCCTGGTGGCCGAGCGCGCCGGGCAACTGCGGCATGCGTTTGACTGGTTGCCGGTGCGCTTGCTGGCCGCCAGCTTTGCCTTGGTGGGCAACTTCGTCGCGGTCAGCCGCGTAATGCTCCACGAATTGCTGAGCTGGGACATCAGTGCCGCCCAATTGGTGGAAAAGGTTGGGCTGGTGGCGGCCGAGATCCCGCCGCCCGTTGTGGGCGCAGACGGTATCAACAGCCTGGATCGCCTATGGGAACTGCTGCTGCGTGCTGCAGTGTTGTGGTACGCCGGGTTCGCCATCTGGACGGTGTTGCCTTAACCCCTTCTGTGAGGGCTGCTTTGCAGCCCTTGGCACAGGCTCTCGTTAACCTTAAGTTACAAAACTCCCTTTCAAATTGAGCTATACAGACAGAGCGCCAAATAGTGGCTTTGTGCCGTCGCCCTGCGCCTCAATAAAAATAAAGAAAGGGAGTTGACCTGTGAAGAGCTTGCTCTATCCCGCCGTCGCGTTGATGAACCGCCTGAGTTTCGGCATGAAGTTCAGCTTGATCAGCGTACTGTTCCTGCTGCCGATGCTGGCGACCAACTATTACCTGGTGCGCGATTCCTGGCGCGAATTCCAGGGCACTCGGATTGAGCTGCAAAGCCTCGACCTGCTCGGCAGCAGCCTGGCCCTGCGCCGAGACCTGGAAACCCTCAACAATCAGGTGCAGATCAACGCGACCCTCGGTCAATCCGGCAAGGCCGGTGACCTGGAGGGCCAGATCGGCGCCCTGGAAAAAAGCGTGCTCGGTCGCCTGCAGGGGCTGAGCGCCATGGCCACTGACCCAGAGCAGATCGCCGTCTTCGACGGCAAGCGCGACGAATTGATCGCCGCCTTCAAAGCCCAGCAACAGGAAACCTCACTGCTCAGCAAAAGTGCGCTGATCGGCAAGCTGCTCAACAAGGCACAGATGCTCAGCCAGATCATCGCCAGCCAGTCCGGCTTGAGCCGCGACCCCCAAAGCGACCTGCGTCAGCTCAGCGAACTGATCACAGGTGTCACCCCGCAAGTGACCCAGACCCTGGGCGAAGGGCGGGCCATGGGTGCCTATTCTCTGGGCCAGGGCTTTCTCAACTCATCGTCCAGTACACGCTTTGACGAGTTGCTTCAGCAACTGGAAAAGCTCCAGGCCGAATACGGCCTGAAGTTGCAGGACGCGTTGGGCTCCAGCAAAACCGCCCACGACGCGCTCGACAGTCTGGCAAAGGCCAGTAACGCCAGCCTCAAACAAGGCAGCGAGTTGTTCGAAGAACAGGTGGTCATGGCCGAAACCCTCGATGCACCCTGGCAGGATTTCTACAACGCTGTCAGCCAATTGATGGGCCAGACCTATCAGCTGGATGAGGCTACCCTGACGTTTTTAGGACACCAACTGGAACAGCGCCTGGCGCAGAACCGCTTGCACATGGTGCTGTTGGTCTCGGCGTTGACGGCGGTGTTTTTACTGATTTTTTATCTGTATGCCGGCTTCTATGCCTCCACACGCACCACGCTGCGGCATCTGGCGGTGATGATGGACAAGGTGGCGGCGGGCGACATGACCGTCACGTTCGTCGCGCAAAGCCGTGATGAGTTGGGTGACTTGGGGCAGGTGTTCAACGGTACCGTGGGCAAAATCCATGATCTGATCGAGCGCGTCGGACACACGGTCAGCCAGGTCGAATGGCAGGCCGGCCAAGTGCAAACGGTGTCGGCCATGAGTAACCAGGCCGTGTCCGGTCAGCGTATGCAGATCGAACAGGTGGCGACGGCCATGAATCAGATGTCCTCTACCGCCCAGGAAGTCGCGCGCAATGCCGCTGCGGCGGTGAGCAGTGCCCATAGCGTCAACGATGAAACCGTCAGCGGGCGTGGGCTGGTGCAGTCCCAGCAGAGCAGCATCGCGCGGCTGGCCTCGGAGATTGACCTGTCGGTGCAAGTGATCAACCAGTTGGCCACCGACAGCCAGTCCATCAGCAGCGTGTTGGAAGTGATCAAAAGTATTGCCGAACAAACCAACCTGCTGGCGCTCAATGCCGCGATCGAGGCGGCGCGGGCCGGCGAGCAGGGGCGTGGGTTCGCGGTGGTGGCCGACGAGGTGCGCACCCTGGCACGGCGCACACAGCAGTCCACCGAAGAAATCGAACAGATGATCAGCCGCTTGCACACTGGCGTGGGCGCGGCCGTACACGCCATGGGCACCAGCCATGAAATGGCGAGTGGCACCGTGGGGCAGTCGGAAAAAGTCCAACAGGCCCTGGAAAATATCCTCGGCGCCGTTGGCATGATCGTCGATCAGAACCAACAGATCGCCGCCGCCGT encodes the following:
- a CDS encoding DUF1631 domain-containing protein, whose product is MHNDGKVVPIKKAHVTPSPLARLPMVLLQVRDKAAQQLQQGLQELFDNADDTLFEMADKARNNVDQHIFFEAMRDLRLKRKNFERVFMEGLFDAFARLDQAGRAELQLAPVLSYDAVPGTCRDEREKAVALQAMLDRVRHRDGLALSQLTARLSALLGNRLDDRENPLGPALLCECFLRAGRSLGVEIRVKLIMLKLFEKYVLTDADHLYGEANQLLIATGVLPELKAPPSRRPGGRAARDQPREEAASPAEQPVDENGQQAFGALQALLKPVRGSVVPTLEASADPQPIATRDLLRLLSHLQQYVPEPDAEDDFDLCSQLEQLLTRVSVKSGKSRVLEEADEDVINLIALLFEFILDDRAVPDAFKPLIARLQIPLLKVALQDKSFFSRASHPARRLFNEIAATALGWSPVNDYQHDGLYQHIERVVQRLLDEFVEDPRIFSQLLAEFCGFTADERRRSELLEQHTRDAEAGRVLTEAARQQVAEVLNRRLLGKVLPRAVVQFLQQAWSQVLLLTCLKHGEQSVQWQAGLRTMDELIWSVGLPQDTEAGLHLLEQLPGLLKSLRDGLTGAAFDPFSTHDFFVRLQALHVQTPEGVDGLVEVREPFVFSALPPDSLDGLSDDDPDLLKARQLRIDGWVVFQQDHADTLRCKLLAIIPAANTYIFVGRTGLKVAEKNAGQLAQAFKRGALHALDDGPLFERALTAVIGRLRQLNRGK
- the ampD gene encoding 1,6-anhydro-N-acetylmuramyl-L-alanine amidase AmpD, whose amino-acid sequence is MQLDPASGWCQGIRHCPSPNFNERPAGEISLLVVHNISLPPAQFATGKVQAFFQNRLDVTEHPYFEGIADLRVSAHFLIERDGAVTQFVSCRDRAWHAGVSWFEGRETCNDFSLGIELEGTDDLPFTDAQYASLIELARQLLEAYPDITAQRICGHSDIAPGRKTDPGPAFDWTRFRSALQDGGHVR
- the ampE gene encoding regulatory signaling modulator protein AmpE, which produces MSFLVLVLAVWIEKFSALRQRLQRDGGWLRELAKLESSPRMGKQPWLVLTVLVLLPVTLLALLLLVLEPVAYGLLALPVHLLVVIYSLGRGDLLAGLGPFRDAWRRGDLQAAEHVAERDLKLSADNGEQLLERVQGHLLWQAYQSFFAVIFWYFLLGPVAALAYRLLALASEHSQNPLVAERAGQLRHAFDWLPVRLLAASFALVGNFVAVSRVMLHELLSWDISAAQLVEKVGLVAAEIPPPVVGADGINSLDRLWELLLRAAVLWYAGFAIWTVLP
- a CDS encoding methyl-accepting chemotaxis protein, with amino-acid sequence MSSTAQEVARNAAAAVSSAHSVNDETVSGRGLVQSQQSSIARLASEIDLSVQVINQLATDSQSISSVLEVIKSIAEQTNLLALNAAIEAARAGEQGRGFAVVADEVRTLARRTQQSTEEIEQMISRLHTGVGAAVHAMGTSHEMASGTVGQSEKVQQALENILGAVGMIVDQNQQIAAAVEQQTAVAHDIDQNIVQINRAGEHAAQGADQTEAASRQLSIQVIELKQLIGAFRV